The following are encoded in a window of bacterium SCSIO 12643 genomic DNA:
- a CDS encoding T9SS type A sorting domain-containing protein produces the protein MKKLYYFALALLLPLLGNAQKTLPYATGFETVQEQSEWTEFRVGPAKDPLYKWNFGSNQLNHSYPVGGSQLTNDWMVSPELSYTSGAIIDSIMFKAGGFGMPMGEDTIALYVLEGSNDPEQATSMTLLKLFTDSTYANDNTWRTFYNIPVSVNASNSFYLGIRYQTTSNWLDVSIDNISVSSTVGGVEIENTLNQVQVYPNPTSQYLNLDFDQNILIDQISIWDLNGREVKRYTANERSLNIEELNTGVYVLQLVMKDQIQTIQFEVK, from the coding sequence ATGAAAAAACTATACTATTTCGCCTTAGCGTTATTACTACCACTTCTTGGAAATGCGCAAAAAACATTACCATATGCAACGGGGTTTGAAACCGTGCAGGAGCAGTCTGAATGGACTGAGTTCAGAGTAGGGCCGGCTAAAGACCCTCTGTATAAATGGAACTTTGGTTCGAATCAATTAAACCATAGTTATCCGGTTGGAGGCTCACAACTCACCAATGACTGGATGGTTTCTCCCGAATTGAGTTATACTTCCGGAGCTATTATTGATTCCATTATGTTTAAAGCAGGTGGATTTGGAATGCCGATGGGAGAAGATACTATTGCGTTATATGTCCTTGAAGGAAGTAACGACCCGGAGCAGGCAACATCTATGACTTTGTTGAAGTTATTCACTGATTCTACCTATGCGAATGATAATACCTGGCGAACATTTTACAATATTCCGGTATCGGTAAATGCTTCGAATAGTTTTTACCTTGGAATCAGGTATCAAACCACGTCAAATTGGTTGGATGTATCGATCGACAATATAAGCGTATCCAGTACTGTGGGTGGAGTAGAAATCGAAAATACTTTGAATCAGGTTCAGGTGTATCCCAATCCGACATCTCAATATTTAAATCTGGATTTTGATCAGAATATCCTGATAGATCAAATCAGTATTTGGGACTTAAATGGAAGAGAAGTAAAACGTTATACCGCAAATGAAAGAAGCTTGAATATCGAAGAACTTAATACAGGAGTATATGTTTTACAATTGGTAATGAAAGATCAAATCCAAACGATTCAATTTGAGGTTAAATAA
- a CDS encoding histidine kinase yields MSAQILPVKHFGQEDGLSDEKCYDILQDSNGFIWLATNSGIIKYDGIEFKNFPFPQDTEEDAYRIVPYKDYFIITSADHGFYLLKNDSLFQPEYFTQLHKSKSKHRFTKREFTQDTYQNLWLTYHAQDTSIFKFTQITSNNQIQQIYIPADQNEIGYAKVFVNENIQFSSCQPQNKDGHNFTLIIEDQRTDTTFYVDLPNPQVIYDVKCNSKNLFAISQVRKLIFTNGLTTKVIDTKEFIQVDGLYFENDSTIWCAFRNAPTLRFIINNLKTLDYSITEYPELINITNYYLSKNQLWLTSGTLGFYQIASNNIQQIRTNTLVTDFTFFQDQLIYGDQHRIFKHHTTTPPDTILKVSSTIKKLYSTSQNIILSTNSSKIKINHPFIYHILFQGNREHFINYDSTLVFSKRTASRYHKTKDNILKTTSFGDYDQFVQINRNLFYALKGNELLQIFASNDSINNMDILAQDVYKIYTAQNGRVFYTTLNGDLYEIFEDQTLTLIIEQHPLFKGQIKQVVPYKDFLFFLLGNGMIRYDQKNQRHPLQYYFGSSKLYKGPFQKLKIHKDTLYWLADGQIFYSNNPFEKSSLPQFNTYLTENGSERKKESSIDKTFYENSILLHSSSFNYSKKPYIRQMMKIVSDRNEIVSPVYQNKIFLPDLDPGAHTILTYHQNIITSETSAPSKIVISIERPFWKEWWFWLIIACATIGPLVVFIRHRNIAKIEKLTLTHQLNQLHSQAISSQLNPHFIFNALGSIQFLINDEKTEKADDYLSTFAQLLRSVLENSTHDWYSFSKERKVLELYLSLENLRFKKDNKIEFVYGSGITEEHIMIPPLLLQVIVENSIIHGLQPLEQDGVIRIEIHNYDQGMIQISVLDNGIGFGNTPSQSKNKKSLGLAMIAERLEVISKMENTTCHMTYGIVDHPNTFNSFVKMTIPKKLSHE; encoded by the coding sequence ATGTCAGCACAAATTCTTCCGGTTAAACATTTCGGACAAGAGGATGGATTGTCCGATGAAAAGTGTTATGATATTCTACAGGATTCAAATGGTTTTATTTGGTTAGCTACAAATTCCGGTATTATTAAATATGATGGTATAGAATTTAAAAATTTCCCATTTCCTCAAGATACCGAGGAAGATGCTTATAGAATTGTTCCATATAAAGATTATTTTATCATCACTTCTGCAGACCATGGTTTCTATCTACTCAAAAACGATTCTCTGTTTCAACCTGAATACTTCACGCAACTACATAAGTCTAAATCAAAGCATCGATTTACAAAACGGGAATTTACACAGGATACTTATCAAAATTTATGGTTAACCTATCATGCCCAGGATACTTCTATCTTCAAATTCACTCAAATCACTTCAAATAATCAAATCCAACAGATTTACATACCCGCAGACCAAAACGAAATAGGATACGCCAAAGTATTTGTCAATGAAAACATCCAGTTCTCGTCTTGTCAACCTCAAAATAAAGATGGCCATAACTTTACCCTAATAATAGAAGATCAACGCACGGATACTACATTTTATGTAGATCTTCCAAATCCACAGGTGATCTATGATGTAAAATGCAACTCCAAAAATCTATTTGCGATTTCACAGGTAAGAAAACTCATTTTCACCAATGGTTTGACCACTAAAGTCATTGACACTAAAGAATTCATCCAAGTAGATGGTCTTTATTTTGAAAACGATTCCACCATTTGGTGCGCGTTTAGAAATGCCCCCACATTAAGGTTTATCATTAATAATCTTAAAACACTGGATTATAGCATCACAGAATATCCGGAACTCATTAACATAACCAACTATTACCTTTCAAAAAATCAGTTATGGTTGACTTCAGGTACACTGGGTTTTTATCAAATAGCGTCAAACAATATTCAACAAATCCGTACCAATACATTAGTTACAGACTTTACTTTTTTTCAAGATCAACTTATTTATGGAGATCAACATCGGATATTTAAGCATCATACCACGACTCCTCCTGATACAATACTAAAGGTATCATCTACAATCAAAAAGCTGTACTCTACCTCCCAAAATATAATCCTTAGTACGAATTCCAGTAAAATTAAAATTAATCATCCCTTTATTTATCATATCCTTTTTCAAGGAAACAGAGAACACTTTATAAACTATGACAGTACACTAGTCTTTTCTAAAAGAACCGCATCCAGATATCATAAAACCAAAGACAATATTCTCAAAACCACGTCTTTTGGAGATTATGACCAATTCGTCCAAATCAATCGAAACTTGTTTTATGCACTAAAAGGAAATGAATTACTCCAAATATTTGCTTCCAATGATTCCATAAATAATATGGATATACTGGCACAAGATGTATACAAAATTTATACGGCACAAAACGGAAGAGTTTTTTACACCACCTTAAATGGTGATTTATATGAGATTTTTGAAGATCAAACTTTAACACTGATCATAGAACAACATCCTTTGTTTAAAGGACAAATCAAGCAGGTTGTTCCATATAAAGACTTCCTCTTCTTTTTACTTGGTAATGGTATGATTCGATATGACCAGAAAAATCAACGACATCCACTCCAATATTATTTTGGATCTTCAAAATTATATAAGGGTCCTTTTCAAAAACTCAAAATCCATAAGGACACCTTGTATTGGCTTGCCGATGGTCAAATTTTCTATTCAAACAACCCTTTTGAAAAATCATCGCTCCCTCAATTTAATACCTATCTCACCGAAAACGGAAGTGAACGTAAAAAGGAAAGCTCAATTGATAAAACATTTTATGAAAATTCGATTCTACTCCATAGCTCATCTTTCAATTATTCTAAAAAACCTTATATCCGACAAATGATGAAGATTGTTTCCGATCGAAACGAAATTGTTTCTCCGGTTTATCAGAATAAAATCTTTCTTCCTGACCTTGATCCCGGAGCTCATACAATATTGACGTATCACCAAAATATCATTACTTCAGAAACTTCCGCACCTTCGAAAATTGTAATCTCCATCGAACGTCCGTTTTGGAAAGAGTGGTGGTTTTGGCTCATCATAGCTTGTGCAACTATAGGCCCATTGGTTGTTTTTATTCGCCATCGTAACATTGCAAAAATTGAAAAACTCACTTTAACACATCAATTAAATCAGTTACATTCTCAAGCAATTTCGTCCCAACTCAACCCTCATTTTATCTTTAATGCACTGGGTAGTATTCAGTTTCTGATCAATGATGAAAAAACGGAAAAGGCAGACGATTACTTAAGCACATTTGCGCAGTTACTCCGATCGGTTTTAGAAAATTCAACGCATGACTGGTATTCCTTTTCTAAAGAACGAAAGGTTCTGGAACTCTATTTGTCTTTGGAAAATCTAAGATTCAAAAAAGACAATAAAATTGAATTCGTATATGGTTCTGGAATCACTGAAGAGCATATAATGATTCCTCCATTACTCCTTCAGGTAATTGTCGAAAACTCGATTATTCATGGACTTCAACCATTGGAACAAGATGGTGTAATTCGAATAGAAATCCATAACTATGATCAGGGTATGATTCAAATATCCGTACTGGATAACGGAATTGGATTTGGAAATACGCCATCCCAGTCGAAAAACAAAAAATCATTAGGATTGGCAATGATTGCCGAACGTCTAGAAGTTATTTCTAAGATGGAAAATACAACTTGTCATATGACTTATGGAATCGTAGATCATCCCAACACGTTTAATTCTTTCGTTAAAATGACGATCCCCAAAAAATTATCACATGAATAA
- a CDS encoding response regulator transcription factor produces the protein MNKLKTIIVDDEIDAISLIQKYFQKYFKDDIEVIATFTQSTEAFSFISSQDQLDLVIFDIQMPEMDGLELIESFPNRNFEAVFITAHVDFSLEAFKSKALDYILKPINRKEFIQSMQTTIERVRQIKSKTDLGPDSKRFSIVHKGINTYINYSDLVYLQADGSYTKIQTTSEDYITSKNLKTTFSDLHYKNLLKVNRSFVINLDHVVGYSKSNDGHIVLSNQYEVGISRKLKKEVLQVLDQL, from the coding sequence ATGAATAAACTTAAAACCATAATTGTAGACGATGAAATAGATGCCATTTCATTGATTCAAAAATATTTTCAGAAGTATTTTAAAGATGATATTGAGGTTATAGCAACTTTTACTCAGTCCACAGAAGCATTCTCATTTATCTCTTCACAAGATCAACTGGATTTAGTGATTTTTGATATTCAAATGCCAGAAATGGATGGTTTAGAACTCATTGAATCTTTTCCTAACCGGAATTTTGAAGCGGTATTCATTACAGCTCATGTTGATTTCAGTTTAGAAGCATTTAAATCTAAAGCATTGGATTACATCTTGAAACCCATCAACCGAAAAGAGTTTATTCAATCGATGCAAACCACCATTGAACGTGTAAGACAAATCAAATCCAAAACAGATTTGGGACCTGATTCTAAAAGGTTTTCGATCGTCCATAAAGGAATTAATACGTATATCAACTACTCCGATTTGGTCTACTTACAAGCGGATGGCAGTTACACCAAAATTCAAACGACCTCGGAAGATTATATAACCTCTAAAAATCTTAAAACTACATTTAGCGACCTTCATTATAAAAACCTACTTAAAGTCAATCGGTCATTTGTGATTAATCTGGACCATGTCGTGGGTTATTCGAAAAGTAATGATGGTCATATTGTATTATCCAATCAGTATGAAGTCGGAATTAGTAGAAAACTAAAAAAAGAAGTATTACAGGTTTTAGATCAACTTTAA
- a CDS encoding T9SS type A sorting domain-containing protein yields the protein MKNRTKHLLTAACLWACASGAWAQGTPDIKWQRGFGAANMDEIISLNEEPNNDILLGMRSASNFSSGLKNTPNHGLSDYWIGITDSKGDGTSGSAFIWERCYGSTANDELSFAYSATTNIVAGGTSYGGIGGVGGSGRTIPLKGISDGWVILMARTGGAVIQRSYGGSGNEIMADMVETSTGYVFVISSNSPAGLISPTNNKTVPNLGGYDIWVVETDFSGNVTNEKVYGGTADDIAHKIILTSNNEFVITGTTQSGSNASYKTSGAYGLEDYWVIKLDQNLNLLWDRTYGGNDIDENPIAVEMPSGDFWVAGTSDSPGMSGNKIPSNINGSSDIWLVKLTSSGGVLPQDVIGGNSDEQLGSFIKTSDNNYVISCSSFSGQTGNKSMPLIGVMDTWVFKMNSNASICWQKSLGGSATDFNNDVIQTFDDHILVGGQSFSPAGLPPSNKTTPNNGMADGWMVKLFNSAYWDNQYEANNIWSENRIWSHSIAEGDDYFWDISQVDQYGYWLLGVDKTSGHTYKSRHHDFPGNIGDFPVIKDFPLDLLVAGNNMSSGFVKYEINKLTGDAINGSQVDVMMSLGNSTDGVETHPVEFIQAGGQKIMLAFHSNPSIMIRPSLVLLNTLNAVSAISHIEDPMMPNVHLVPCRALVMGNELLIVGSTVSNTSSSIFTCKINLSSGLPASPIKYYTPTGQQGPVQRIVPAEITVTMINNEVRIGYAISDNSGMLWPGMLLLNSNLNPAGSYYYTPNITGVINGHSGQLLSIPGNPNIMYPATISFNGTDKIIMINVDGNTGIANPQNYIYDNQNSTSRVLSSAMITNQQNGQENILMGVNGNDFGKSLILTSPDPNKIDGHPCVEEFTVNSNPLIFNVIQRPFSVVTDNFNEYPITINNSAELGDRYACNQNSGVSYKKAMQTKPTSTTSIFDIITQKEEIDVKVWRSEDPGVFNVKSEEDIQSIKVFDMIGKLVFSTHKNSTSQQVNLAHMPSGVYIFQVETLAGMRSEKVVK from the coding sequence ATGAAAAACCGAACAAAACATTTACTTACCGCAGCCTGCTTATGGGCATGTGCATCTGGAGCATGGGCACAAGGTACTCCAGACATTAAATGGCAACGAGGATTTGGCGCTGCCAATATGGATGAGATAATATCTCTGAACGAAGAGCCTAACAATGACATTCTATTGGGAATGAGATCAGCATCTAATTTTAGTTCTGGATTGAAAAACACCCCGAATCACGGATTATCCGATTACTGGATTGGTATAACTGATTCTAAGGGTGATGGAACTTCTGGATCAGCATTTATATGGGAAAGGTGTTATGGTTCCACTGCAAATGATGAATTAAGTTTTGCCTATTCTGCGACTACCAATATTGTAGCAGGAGGAACTTCATACGGTGGTATTGGCGGAGTTGGAGGGAGTGGAAGAACTATTCCTCTAAAAGGTATCAGCGATGGATGGGTTATATTGATGGCTAGAACAGGAGGTGCCGTCATCCAAAGGTCTTACGGAGGATCAGGAAATGAAATCATGGCGGATATGGTAGAGACCAGTACAGGTTATGTTTTTGTGATTTCATCTAATTCGCCTGCAGGGCTTATTTCTCCTACAAATAATAAGACAGTCCCGAATTTAGGAGGATATGATATTTGGGTGGTAGAAACAGATTTTTCTGGGAATGTTACAAATGAAAAAGTGTACGGAGGAACTGCAGATGATATCGCTCATAAGATTATTTTAACCAGTAATAATGAATTCGTTATTACCGGAACAACACAATCTGGATCTAATGCCAGCTATAAAACTTCCGGGGCTTATGGTTTGGAAGATTATTGGGTGATTAAGCTAGATCAAAATTTAAATCTACTTTGGGATAGAACTTATGGGGGGAATGATATTGATGAAAACCCCATAGCTGTTGAAATGCCTAGTGGAGATTTTTGGGTGGCAGGTACCTCAGATTCACCTGGGATGTCTGGAAATAAAATTCCATCCAATATCAATGGTTCCAGTGATATTTGGTTAGTAAAACTGACATCCTCCGGAGGAGTTTTACCACAAGATGTTATCGGAGGTAATAGTGATGAACAACTAGGTAGTTTTATTAAAACTTCGGATAATAACTATGTAATTTCATGTTCTTCATTTTCTGGCCAAACCGGAAATAAAAGCATGCCATTAATTGGCGTTATGGATACCTGGGTATTTAAAATGAATTCAAATGCATCAATTTGTTGGCAAAAGTCATTGGGCGGGTCTGCAACAGATTTCAACAACGATGTAATTCAAACTTTTGATGATCATATTTTGGTTGGCGGTCAATCTTTTTCCCCTGCAGGTCTACCACCATCAAATAAAACAACACCCAACAATGGAATGGCAGATGGTTGGATGGTAAAGTTATTCAATAGCGCCTATTGGGATAATCAATATGAAGCAAATAATATATGGTCAGAAAATAGAATTTGGTCTCATAGTATTGCTGAAGGAGACGATTATTTTTGGGATATTTCTCAGGTGGATCAGTATGGATACTGGTTGCTTGGTGTAGATAAGACCAGTGGGCATACCTATAAATCCAGACATCATGATTTTCCAGGTAATATTGGAGATTTCCCGGTGATTAAAGATTTTCCCCTTGATTTATTGGTTGCTGGAAATAATATGTCAAGTGGTTTCGTCAAATATGAGATTAACAAATTAACTGGAGATGCAATTAATGGAAGTCAGGTGGATGTGATGATGTCTTTAGGGAATTCTACAGATGGGGTAGAAACACATCCTGTGGAATTTATTCAAGCAGGAGGTCAAAAAATAATGTTGGCCTTTCATAGTAATCCTAGTATTATGATTAGACCTAGTTTGGTCTTATTAAATACATTAAATGCGGTATCTGCAATTAGTCACATAGAAGATCCTATGATGCCAAATGTACATTTGGTTCCTTGCAGAGCTTTGGTTATGGGTAATGAACTATTAATTGTAGGTTCTACTGTATCTAATACAAGTTCAAGCATCTTTACGTGTAAAATTAATTTGTCGAGTGGGTTACCTGCATCACCGATAAAATATTATACACCTACAGGTCAACAAGGACCCGTACAGAGAATAGTACCTGCTGAAATTACGGTAACAATGATTAATAATGAAGTCAGAATTGGATACGCGATTTCTGATAATTCCGGAATGTTATGGCCGGGAATGCTATTGTTGAATTCAAATCTGAATCCAGCGGGTTCTTATTACTATACCCCAAATATTACCGGAGTGATAAATGGGCATTCAGGACAGCTATTAAGTATTCCGGGTAATCCAAACATTATGTATCCAGCGACCATTAGTTTTAATGGAACGGATAAGATTATAATGATAAATGTTGATGGAAATACCGGAATTGCAAACCCTCAAAACTATATATATGACAATCAGAATAGTACCAGTAGAGTTTTAAGTTCCGCAATGATAACAAACCAACAAAATGGACAAGAGAACATTTTAATGGGAGTAAATGGTAATGATTTTGGTAAGTCTTTGATCTTGACATCTCCCGATCCAAATAAAATAGATGGACATCCTTGTGTGGAAGAATTTACAGTTAATAGTAACCCTTTGATTTTTAATGTGATTCAACGTCCGTTTAGTGTGGTGACAGACAACTTCAATGAATACCCGATTACTATTAACAATTCCGCAGAATTAGGGGACCGTTATGCCTGTAATCAAAATAGTGGTGTGTCATATAAAAAAGCTATGCAAACCAAACCAACTTCGACCACATCGATCTTTGATATAATTACTCAAAAAGAAGAGATTGATGTTAAAGTATGGAGATCGGAAGATCCTGGTGTGTTTAATGTAAAATCAGAAGAAGATATTCAGTCAATCAAAGTTTTTGATATGATCGGAAAATTGGTATTTAGTACCCATAAGAATTCCACATCTCAGCAAGTGAATTTGGCTCATATGCCTTCGGGTGTATACATTTTCCAGGTAGAGACTTTAGCTGGAATGCGTTCCGAAAAAGTAGTGAAATAA
- a CDS encoding response regulator transcription factor has translation MSQSVLIVEDHELISLGLKLFLTDGNSDEYQVVGTVGDGLKAINFCEHHQVDLVIMDTYMPNLNGIEASEIILSQNPDQKILVISIDESIRLVKKLFEIGVSGYVSKGASREEFLLAVKSVLETGYYLGERESKKLIDFFLRTGKKEATEHEFSERELEIIKMICNELTTLEMAEKLSVTRRTVEIYKKNIYTKIGVNSVVGIVLYAIRNGLYEVDKPERI, from the coding sequence ATGAGCCAAAGTGTATTGATTGTTGAAGATCACGAGTTGATTAGCCTGGGTTTGAAGTTGTTTCTAACTGATGGTAATTCAGATGAATATCAGGTGGTCGGCACTGTGGGGGATGGTTTAAAAGCTATTAATTTTTGTGAGCACCATCAGGTAGATTTGGTCATAATGGATACGTATATGCCTAATTTAAATGGTATTGAAGCGTCAGAAATTATTTTATCTCAAAATCCGGATCAAAAAATATTGGTTATATCCATAGATGAATCCATTCGATTGGTGAAGAAACTATTTGAAATTGGGGTGAGCGGATATGTCAGTAAAGGAGCTAGTAGAGAAGAGTTTTTGTTAGCCGTGAAATCGGTTTTGGAAACGGGGTATTACTTAGGAGAACGGGAATCAAAAAAACTGATCGATTTTTTCTTAAGAACAGGAAAGAAAGAAGCAACAGAACATGAATTCTCAGAGCGAGAATTGGAGATTATTAAGATGATTTGTAATGAGCTGACAACTTTAGAAATGGCAGAAAAACTATCTGTGACCAGAAGGACCGTTGAGATTTACAAAAAGAACATATATACTAAAATTGGAGTAAATAGTGTTGTGGGAATAGTTTTATATGCGATTCGAAATGGTTTGTATGAGGTGGATAAGCCAGAACGGATTTAG